From a single Leopardus geoffroyi isolate Oge1 chromosome E1, O.geoffroyi_Oge1_pat1.0, whole genome shotgun sequence genomic region:
- the MRPS7 gene encoding 28S ribosomal protein S7, mitochondrial isoform X2 — MRSRMFLFDSSLWTSELTQVRGSRYGPEYKDPQVDKQYYRKPLAELTEEEKYERELRKTQHIKAAPASKTSSVFEDPVISKFTNMIMKGGNKVLARSLMAQTLEAVKRKQFEKYHAASAEERASIERNPYTIFHQALKNCEPVIGLVPILRGGHFYQVPVPLADRRRRFLAMKWMITECREKKHRRVLMPEKLSHELLEAFHNQGPVIKKKHDMHRMAEANRALAHYRWW; from the exons ATGAGAAGCCGAATGTTTCTTTTCGATTCTTCCCTTTGGACCTCGGA GCTAACCCAGGTGAGGGGGAGCCGCTATGGTCCTGAATACAAGGATCCACAGGTTGACAAACAATATTACCGTAAGCCATTGGCAGAGTTGACGGAGGAGGAGAAGTATGAGCGGGAACTCAGGAAGACTCAGCATATCAAAGCTGCCCCAGCGTCGAAAACAAGCTCTGTGTTTGAAGACCCAGTGATCAG TAAATTCACCAACATGATAATGAAAGGAGGAAACAAAGTCCTGGCCAGATCCCTCATGGCGCAG ACTCTGGAAGCTGTGAAAAGGAAGCAGTTTGAGAAGTACCATGCTGCCTCTGCAGAGGAGCGGGCATCCATCGAACGCAACCCCTATACCATCTTCCACCAAGCACTGAAAAACTGTGAGCCTGTGATTGGGCTGGTACCCATCCTCAGAGGCGGCCATTTCTACCAA GTCCCCGTGCCACTAGCTGACCGGCGCCGTCGCTTCCTGGCCATGAAGTGGATGATAACTGAGTGCCGGGAGAAGAAGCACCGGCGGGTGCTGATGCCGGAGAAGTTGTCCCACGAGCTGCTGGAGGCTTTTCACAACCAGGGCCCTGTGATCAAGAAGAAGCATGACATGCACAGGATGGCCGAGGCCAACCGTGCGCTGGCTCACTACCGCTGGTGgtag
- the MRPS7 gene encoding 28S ribosomal protein S7, mitochondrial isoform X1, with translation MAAPAVKAARGWPVLALGVRNRLLRFPGLTQVRGSRYGPEYKDPQVDKQYYRKPLAELTEEEKYERELRKTQHIKAAPASKTSSVFEDPVISKFTNMIMKGGNKVLARSLMAQTLEAVKRKQFEKYHAASAEERASIERNPYTIFHQALKNCEPVIGLVPILRGGHFYQVPVPLADRRRRFLAMKWMITECREKKHRRVLMPEKLSHELLEAFHNQGPVIKKKHDMHRMAEANRALAHYRWW, from the exons ATGGCTGCGCCCGCGGTGAAGGCTGCGCGAGGGTGGCCGGTTCTGGCGCTGGGCGTACGGAATCGTCTCCTGCGGTTTCCAGG GCTAACCCAGGTGAGGGGGAGCCGCTATGGTCCTGAATACAAGGATCCACAGGTTGACAAACAATATTACCGTAAGCCATTGGCAGAGTTGACGGAGGAGGAGAAGTATGAGCGGGAACTCAGGAAGACTCAGCATATCAAAGCTGCCCCAGCGTCGAAAACAAGCTCTGTGTTTGAAGACCCAGTGATCAG TAAATTCACCAACATGATAATGAAAGGAGGAAACAAAGTCCTGGCCAGATCCCTCATGGCGCAG ACTCTGGAAGCTGTGAAAAGGAAGCAGTTTGAGAAGTACCATGCTGCCTCTGCAGAGGAGCGGGCATCCATCGAACGCAACCCCTATACCATCTTCCACCAAGCACTGAAAAACTGTGAGCCTGTGATTGGGCTGGTACCCATCCTCAGAGGCGGCCATTTCTACCAA GTCCCCGTGCCACTAGCTGACCGGCGCCGTCGCTTCCTGGCCATGAAGTGGATGATAACTGAGTGCCGGGAGAAGAAGCACCGGCGGGTGCTGATGCCGGAGAAGTTGTCCCACGAGCTGCTGGAGGCTTTTCACAACCAGGGCCCTGTGATCAAGAAGAAGCATGACATGCACAGGATGGCCGAGGCCAACCGTGCGCTGGCTCACTACCGCTGGTGgtag
- the MIF4GD gene encoding MIF4G domain-containing protein isoform X2, which produces MVMGEPGREEYKIQSFDAETQQLLKTALKDPGAVDLEKVANVIVDHSLQDCVFSKEAGRMCYAIIQVNNMPMMALVNPVYDCLFRLAQPDSLNKEEEVDCLVLQLHRVGEQLEKMNRQRMDELFVLIRDGFLLPSGLSSLAQLLLLEIIEFRAAGWKTTPAAHKYYYSEVSD; this is translated from the exons ATGGTCATGGGGGAGCCTGGTAGAGAGGAGTATAAAATCCAGTCTTTTGACGCAGAGACTCAGCAGCTGCTGAAGACAGCACTCAAAG ATCCAGGTGCTGTGGACTTGGAGAAGGTGGCCAATGTGATTGTGGACCATTCTCTGCAGGACTGCGTCTTCAGTAAAGAAGCAGGGCGCATGTGCTATGCCATCATTCAG GTGAACAACATGCCCATGATGGCCCTGGTGAACCCCGTCTATGACTGCCTCTTCCGGCTGGCCCAGCCTGACAGTCTgaacaaggaggaggag GTGGACTGCCTGGTACTCCAGCTGCATCGGGTGGGGGAGCAGCTGGAGAAGATGAACCGACAGCGCATGGATGAGCTCTTTGTCCTGATCCGGGATGGCTTCCTGCTCCCAAGTGGCCTCAGCTCCCTggcccagctgctgctgctggagatCATCGAATTTCGGGCAGCCGGCTGGAAGACGACCCCGGCTGCCCACAAGTATTACTATAGCGAGGTCTCTGACTAG
- the MIF4GD gene encoding MIF4G domain-containing protein isoform X1: MVMGEPGREEYKIQSFDAETQQLLKTALKDPGAVDLEKVANVIVDHSLQDCVFSKEAGRMCYAIIQAESKQAGQSVFRRGLLNRLQQEYQAREQLRARSLQGWVCYVTFICNIFDYLRVNNMPMMALVNPVYDCLFRLAQPDSLNKEEEVDCLVLQLHRVGEQLEKMNRQRMDELFVLIRDGFLLPSGLSSLAQLLLLEIIEFRAAGWKTTPAAHKYYYSEVSD, encoded by the exons ATGGTCATGGGGGAGCCTGGTAGAGAGGAGTATAAAATCCAGTCTTTTGACGCAGAGACTCAGCAGCTGCTGAAGACAGCACTCAAAG ATCCAGGTGCTGTGGACTTGGAGAAGGTGGCCAATGTGATTGTGGACCATTCTCTGCAGGACTGCGTCTTCAGTAAAGAAGCAGGGCGCATGTGCTATGCCATCATTCAG GctgagagcaagcaagcaggccAGAGTGTCTTCCGACGGGGACTCCTGAACCGGCTGCAGCAGGAGTACCAGGCTCGGGAGCAGCTGCGAGCCCGGTCCCTGCAGGGCTGGGTCTGCTATGTCACCTTTATCTGCAACATCTTTGATTACCTGAGG GTGAACAACATGCCCATGATGGCCCTGGTGAACCCCGTCTATGACTGCCTCTTCCGGCTGGCCCAGCCTGACAGTCTgaacaaggaggaggag GTGGACTGCCTGGTACTCCAGCTGCATCGGGTGGGGGAGCAGCTGGAGAAGATGAACCGACAGCGCATGGATGAGCTCTTTGTCCTGATCCGGGATGGCTTCCTGCTCCCAAGTGGCCTCAGCTCCCTggcccagctgctgctgctggagatCATCGAATTTCGGGCAGCCGGCTGGAAGACGACCCCGGCTGCCCACAAGTATTACTATAGCGAGGTCTCTGACTAG
- the SLC25A19 gene encoding mitochondrial thiamine pyrophosphate carrier — protein MVGYDPQADGRNISSSEVAVAGSVSGLVTRVMISPLDVIKIRFQLQIERLSRSDPGAKYHGILQAARQILLEEGPTAFWKGHIPAQLLSIGYGAVQFLSFELLTELVHRASKYDARDFSVHFVCGGLSASTATLAVHPVDVLRTRFAAQGEPKVYKTLRDAVVTMYRTEGPLVFYKGLNPTLIAIFPYAGFQFSFYNALKHVHEWVMPAEGRKNENLKNLLCGSGAGVISKALTYPLDLFKKRLQVGGFEQARASFGQVRSYKGLLDCARQVLREEGPRGFFKGLSPSLLKAALSTGFVFFWYELFCNLFHHMKKADS, from the exons ATGGTTGGCTATGACCCCCAAGCTGATGGCAGGAATATCTCCAGTTCCGAGGTGGCGGTGGCTGGGTCTGTGTCTGGACTTGTCACGCGGGTGATGATCAGCCCCTTGGATGTCATCAAGATCCGTTTCCAG CTTCAGATTGAGCGCCTGTCTCGCAGTGATCCCGGTGCAAAATACCACGGGATCCTCCAGGCTGCGAGACAGATTTTGCTGGAGGAAGGCCCGACAGCATTCTGGAAAGGACACATCCCGGCCCAGCTTCTCTCTATAGGCTATGGAGCTGTCCAA TTTCTGTCGTTTGAACTGCTGACCGAGCTGGTGCACAGAGCCAGCAAGTACGATGCCCGCGACTTCTCAGTGCACTTTGTGTGCGGAGGCCTGTCTGCCAGCACGGCCACCCTCGCCGTGCACCCTGTGGACGTCCTGCGCACCCGCTTTGCAGCTCAGGGTGAGCCCAAG GTGTATAAAACCCTTCGAGACGCCGTGGTGACCATGTACAGGACCGAAGGCCCCTTGGTCTTCTACAAAGGCTTGAACCCCACCTTGATTGCCATCTTCCCCTATGCTGGCTTCCAGTTCTCCTTTTATAACGCCCTGAAGCACGTTCATGAGTGGGTCATGCCTGCCGAGGGAAGGAAAAACG AGAACCTCAAAAACCTCCTCTGTGGCAGTGGAGCCGGAGTCATCAGCAAGGCCCTCACGTACCCCCTGGACCTCTTCAAGAAACGGCTGCAGGTCGGAGGGTTTGAGCAGGCCCGAGCCTCCTTTGGCCAG GTTCGCAGCTACAAGGGCCTCCTGGATTGTGCCCGGCAGGTGCTTCGAGAGGAAGGCCCAAGGGGCTTCTTCAAGGGCCTGTCCCCCAGCCTGCTGAAGGCTGCTCTCTCCACCGGCTTCGTGTTCTTCTGGTATGAGCTCTTCTGTAACCTCTTCCACCACATGAAGAAGGCGGACAGCTAG